The following are encoded in a window of Panicum virgatum strain AP13 chromosome 5N, P.virgatum_v5, whole genome shotgun sequence genomic DNA:
- the LOC120672760 gene encoding aldehyde dehydrogenase family 2 member C4-like isoform X1, with amino-acid sequence MAGDGCNGNGAAAAAGVVPEIKFTKLFINGEFVDAVSGKTFETRDPRTGAVLAHVAEADKADVDLGVKAARDAFDHGKWPRMSGYERGRLLSKFADLVDQHTEELAALDGADAGKLLLVGKVIDVPSATQMLRYYAGAADKIHGEVLRVSGKYQGYSLREPVGVAGVIIPWNFPTMMFFLKVSPALAAGCTVVVKPAEQTPLSALYYAHLAKLAGVPDGVINVVPGFGHTAGAAITSHMDVDTVAFTGSTEVGRLIMESAARSNLKPVSLELGGKSPLIIFDDADVDMAVNLSRLAIFFNKGEICAAGSRVYVQEGIYDEFVKKAVEAAQNWKVGDPFDVTTNMGPQVDKEQFEKVLKYIEHGKSEGATLLTGGKPAAAKGYYIEPTIFVDVTEDMKIAQEEIFGPVMALMKFKTVDEVIEKANCTRYGLVAGIVTKSLDVANRVSRAVRAGTVWVNCYFVFDPDAPFGGFKMSGFGQDQGLGAMDKFLQVKSVITALPDSPWY; translated from the exons ATGGCGGGCGACGGCTGCAACGGCAACggagccgcagcggcggcgggcgtggtGCCGGAGATCAAGTTCACCAAGCTCTTCATCAACGGCGAGTTCGTCGACGCCGTCTCCG GCAAGACGTTCGAGACCCGGGACCCGCGGACCGGCGCCGTGCTGGCCCACGTCGCTGAGGCCGACAAGGCTGACGTCGACCTCGGCGTCAAGGCCGCCCGGGACGCCTTCGACCATGGCAAGTGGCCCCGCATGTCAGGATAT GAGCGCGGCCGTCTCCTGAGCAAGTTCGCGGACCTGGTGGACCAGCACACGGAGGAGCTGGCGGCGCTGGACGGCGCCGACGCCGGGAAGCTGCTGCTGGTGGGCAAGGTCATCGACGTCCCCTCCGCCACGCAGATGCTGCGCTACTACGCGGGCGCCGCCGACAAGATCCACGGCGAGGTGCTGCGCGTCTCCGGCAAGTACCAGGGCTACTCGCTGAGGGAGCCCGTCGGCGTGGCCGGCGTCATCATCCCGTGGAACTTCCCCACCATGATGTTCTTCCTCAAGGTCAgccccgcgctcgccgcggggTGCACCGTCGTCGTCAAGCCCGCCGAGCAGACGCCGCTCTCCGCGCTCTACTACGCGCACCTCgccaagctcgccggcgtcccGGACGGGGTCATCAACGTCGTCCCGGGCTTCGGGcacaccgccggcgccgcgatCACCTCCCACATGGACGTTGACACC GTGGCGTTCACGGGGTCCACGGAGGTCGGCCGCCTCATCATGGAGTCGGCCGCGAGGAGCAACCTCAAGCCGGTCTCTCTGGAGCTCGGCGGCAAGTCGCCGCTCATCATCTTcgacgacgccgacgtcgaCATGGCCGTCAACCTGTCGCGGctcgccatcttcttcaacaag GGGGAGATCTGCGCGGCCGGATCGCGCGTCTATGTGCAGGAAGGGATCTACGACGAGTTCGTCAAGAAGGCCGTGGAGGCCGCGCAGAACTGGAAGGTCGGGGACCCGTTCGATGTCACCACCAACATGGGTCCCCAG GTTGACAAGGAACAATTTGAGAAGGTCCTCAAGTACATCGAGCACGGCAAGAGCGAGGGCGCGACGCTGCTCACCGGCGgcaagcccgccgccgccaaaggGTACTACATCGAGCCCACCATTTTCGTCGACGTCACG GAGGACATGAAGATCGCGCAGGAAGAGATCTTCGGTCCAGTCATGGCCCTCATGAAGTTCAA GACGGTCGACGAGGTGATCGAGAAGGCCAACTGCACCAGGTACGGGCTCGTCGCCGGGATTGTGACCAAGAGCCTGGACGTCGCGAACCGGGTGTCGCGGGCGGTGCGCGCGGGCACCGTGTGGGTGAACTGCTACTTCGTCTTCGACCCGGACGCGCCCTTCGGCGGCTTCAAGATGAGCGGCTTCGGGCAGGACCAGGGGCTCGGCGCCATGGACAAGTTCCTGCAGGTCAAGAGCGTCATCACCGCGCTCCCGGACTCGCCGTGGTACTga
- the LOC120672760 gene encoding aldehyde dehydrogenase family 2 member C4-like isoform X2 → MAGDGCNGNGAAAAAGVVPEIKFTKLFINGEFVDAVSGKTFETRDPRTGAVLAHVAEADKADVDLGVKAARDAFDHGKWPRMSGYERGRLLSKFADLVDQHTEELAALDGADAGKLLLVGKVIDVPSATQMLRYYAGAADKIHGEVLRVSGKYQGYSLREPVGVAGVIIPWNFPTMMFFLKVSPALAAGCTVVVKPAEQTPLSALYYAHLAKLAGVPDGVINVVPGFGHTAGAAITSHMDVDTVAFTGSTEVGRLIMESAARSNLKPVSLELGGKSPLIIFDDADVDMAVNLSRLAIFFNKGEICAAGSRVYVQEGIYDEFVKKAVEAAQNWKVGDPFDVTTNMGPQVDKEQFEKVLKYIEHGKSEGATLLTGGKPAAAKGYYIEPTIFVDVTIAQEEIFGPVMALMKFKTVDEVIEKANCTRYGLVAGIVTKSLDVANRVSRAVRAGTVWVNCYFVFDPDAPFGGFKMSGFGQDQGLGAMDKFLQVKSVITALPDSPWY, encoded by the exons ATGGCGGGCGACGGCTGCAACGGCAACggagccgcagcggcggcgggcgtggtGCCGGAGATCAAGTTCACCAAGCTCTTCATCAACGGCGAGTTCGTCGACGCCGTCTCCG GCAAGACGTTCGAGACCCGGGACCCGCGGACCGGCGCCGTGCTGGCCCACGTCGCTGAGGCCGACAAGGCTGACGTCGACCTCGGCGTCAAGGCCGCCCGGGACGCCTTCGACCATGGCAAGTGGCCCCGCATGTCAGGATAT GAGCGCGGCCGTCTCCTGAGCAAGTTCGCGGACCTGGTGGACCAGCACACGGAGGAGCTGGCGGCGCTGGACGGCGCCGACGCCGGGAAGCTGCTGCTGGTGGGCAAGGTCATCGACGTCCCCTCCGCCACGCAGATGCTGCGCTACTACGCGGGCGCCGCCGACAAGATCCACGGCGAGGTGCTGCGCGTCTCCGGCAAGTACCAGGGCTACTCGCTGAGGGAGCCCGTCGGCGTGGCCGGCGTCATCATCCCGTGGAACTTCCCCACCATGATGTTCTTCCTCAAGGTCAgccccgcgctcgccgcggggTGCACCGTCGTCGTCAAGCCCGCCGAGCAGACGCCGCTCTCCGCGCTCTACTACGCGCACCTCgccaagctcgccggcgtcccGGACGGGGTCATCAACGTCGTCCCGGGCTTCGGGcacaccgccggcgccgcgatCACCTCCCACATGGACGTTGACACC GTGGCGTTCACGGGGTCCACGGAGGTCGGCCGCCTCATCATGGAGTCGGCCGCGAGGAGCAACCTCAAGCCGGTCTCTCTGGAGCTCGGCGGCAAGTCGCCGCTCATCATCTTcgacgacgccgacgtcgaCATGGCCGTCAACCTGTCGCGGctcgccatcttcttcaacaag GGGGAGATCTGCGCGGCCGGATCGCGCGTCTATGTGCAGGAAGGGATCTACGACGAGTTCGTCAAGAAGGCCGTGGAGGCCGCGCAGAACTGGAAGGTCGGGGACCCGTTCGATGTCACCACCAACATGGGTCCCCAG GTTGACAAGGAACAATTTGAGAAGGTCCTCAAGTACATCGAGCACGGCAAGAGCGAGGGCGCGACGCTGCTCACCGGCGgcaagcccgccgccgccaaaggGTACTACATCGAGCCCACCATTTTCGTCGACGTCACG ATCGCGCAGGAAGAGATCTTCGGTCCAGTCATGGCCCTCATGAAGTTCAA GACGGTCGACGAGGTGATCGAGAAGGCCAACTGCACCAGGTACGGGCTCGTCGCCGGGATTGTGACCAAGAGCCTGGACGTCGCGAACCGGGTGTCGCGGGCGGTGCGCGCGGGCACCGTGTGGGTGAACTGCTACTTCGTCTTCGACCCGGACGCGCCCTTCGGCGGCTTCAAGATGAGCGGCTTCGGGCAGGACCAGGGGCTCGGCGCCATGGACAAGTTCCTGCAGGTCAAGAGCGTCATCACCGCGCTCCCGGACTCGCCGTGGTACTga